In Microbacterium cremeum, a genomic segment contains:
- a CDS encoding bile acid:sodium symporter family protein codes for MSALTTIGLPVALGIIMLGLGLSLTVGDFARVLKQPKAVIIALLCQLVLLPAICFGLVLAFQLPPVLAVGMMMLAASPGGTTANLYSHLFRGDVALNISLTAVNSVIAVFTLPIITNLSILYFDPFDDQLGMQWAKTLEVFAIVLLPVAAGMAVRRLWPRFAQAMDKPVRIASVVILVIVIAGAVVQNWTLLVENFGRLSLITTLFCVISLTVGYLAPRLIKVGKRQSIASSFEIGIHNATLAIVIAQTVLGSVELSLPAAVYGVLMFFIAFGFGFLIRDRSRAPETADATPAPSASPPSAPRP; via the coding sequence ATGTCAGCGTTGACCACCATCGGGCTGCCCGTAGCCCTCGGCATCATCATGCTCGGTCTCGGCCTGAGCCTCACCGTGGGCGACTTCGCCCGCGTGCTCAAGCAGCCCAAGGCGGTGATCATCGCCCTGCTGTGCCAGCTCGTCCTGTTGCCTGCGATCTGCTTCGGGCTCGTCCTCGCGTTCCAGCTCCCGCCCGTGCTCGCCGTCGGCATGATGATGCTGGCCGCCTCGCCCGGCGGCACGACCGCGAACCTCTACAGCCACCTGTTCCGCGGCGACGTCGCCCTGAACATCTCGCTCACGGCGGTCAACTCCGTCATCGCGGTGTTCACGCTGCCGATCATCACGAACCTCTCGATCCTGTACTTCGACCCGTTCGACGATCAGCTGGGCATGCAGTGGGCCAAGACGCTCGAGGTGTTCGCGATCGTGCTGCTGCCGGTCGCCGCCGGCATGGCCGTGCGGCGCCTCTGGCCCCGTTTCGCCCAGGCGATGGACAAGCCGGTGCGCATCGCGTCGGTCGTCATCCTCGTCATCGTGATCGCCGGCGCGGTCGTGCAGAACTGGACGCTGCTGGTCGAGAACTTCGGCCGCCTGTCGCTCATCACGACCCTGTTCTGCGTCATCAGCCTCACCGTCGGCTACCTCGCGCCGCGCCTCATCAAGGTGGGGAAGCGACAGTCGATCGCGTCGTCGTTCGAGATCGGCATCCACAACGCCACGCTCGCGATCGTGATCGCACAGACCGTGCTCGGCTCGGTCGAGCTGTCGCTGCCCGCCGCTGTGTACGGCGTGCTGATGTTCTTCATCGCATTCGGCTTCGGCTTCCTCATCCGCGACCGCTCCCGCGCCCCCGAGACCGCCGACGCCACGCCCGCCCCCTCCGCCTCGCCCCCCTCCGCTCCGCGCCCCTGA
- a CDS encoding FBP domain-containing protein: MRPLTEEDVRSSFVNASPDELRLVTLPADFVLTDWDHLDFLAWRDPRTRGRGYLVAELDGEPTGIVLRAADGSSRARAAMCNLCHTMQPADQVVLYTARKAGEAGAHGDSVGTYICADLSCHEMVRLAAPLAPNEVRASVDLKIDGTKRRTEAFVGRVLETAGVPR, translated from the coding sequence ATGCGCCCGCTGACCGAAGAGGACGTGCGTTCGTCGTTCGTGAACGCGTCGCCCGACGAGCTGCGGCTCGTCACGCTGCCCGCCGATTTCGTGCTCACCGACTGGGACCACCTGGACTTCCTGGCGTGGCGCGACCCACGCACCCGAGGCCGCGGCTACCTGGTCGCCGAGCTGGACGGCGAGCCGACGGGCATCGTGCTGCGTGCGGCCGACGGCTCGTCGCGTGCCCGCGCGGCGATGTGCAACCTCTGCCACACGATGCAGCCGGCCGACCAGGTCGTGCTCTACACCGCCCGCAAGGCGGGCGAGGCGGGAGCGCACGGCGACAGCGTCGGCACCTACATCTGCGCCGACCTGTCGTGTCACGAGATGGTGCGGCTCGCGGCTCCCCTCGCGCCGAACGAGGTACGGGCGAGCGTCGACCTGAAGATCGACGGCACGAAGCGGCGCACCGAGGCGTTCGTCGGCCGCGTGCTCGAGACCGCCGGGGTGCCGCGATGA
- a CDS encoding PfkB family carbohydrate kinase, whose product MTVVVIGDALIDELRDDSGVREFVGGAALNVAVGLTRLGVPATLVAMLGDDEPASRVRHYLDDYGVGLLATPSLHGTARAVSTRTGGGEPTYVFNEASQRRRIRFGDAERKAMTDADLVVVSCFAFDDAEQTAELADAITAAEASVAVDPNPRTGMLHDKDEFVRGFERLAAGASLVKVGEDDAALLYGDRLDALRARLIDLGARAVLATEGAAGATIEADGTVVTRPISTLPGRIVDTMGAGDAAFAATIAALVTDEPSGSDYWGAVLQAAMDAAAATCRFEGALLRTPSALAALDPDSVGT is encoded by the coding sequence ATGACCGTCGTCGTGATCGGCGACGCGCTCATCGACGAGCTGCGCGACGACTCCGGCGTGCGCGAGTTCGTCGGCGGCGCCGCGCTCAACGTCGCCGTCGGCCTCACGCGGCTCGGAGTGCCCGCGACGCTCGTCGCGATGCTCGGCGACGACGAGCCCGCCTCGCGCGTGCGTCACTACCTCGACGACTACGGCGTCGGGCTTCTCGCGACGCCGTCGCTGCACGGCACCGCGCGCGCCGTCAGCACGCGCACCGGCGGCGGCGAGCCGACCTACGTCTTCAACGAGGCGTCGCAGCGGCGGCGCATCCGGTTCGGCGACGCCGAACGCAAGGCGATGACGGATGCCGACCTCGTCGTCGTCAGCTGCTTCGCGTTCGACGACGCCGAGCAGACGGCCGAGCTGGCCGACGCGATCACCGCGGCCGAGGCATCCGTCGCCGTCGACCCCAACCCGCGAACGGGGATGCTGCACGACAAGGACGAGTTCGTGCGGGGCTTCGAGCGGCTCGCCGCCGGGGCATCGCTGGTCAAGGTCGGCGAGGACGATGCGGCGCTGCTGTACGGCGATCGCCTCGACGCGCTGCGGGCGCGTCTGATCGACCTCGGCGCGCGCGCCGTGCTGGCGACCGAGGGCGCTGCCGGCGCGACCATCGAGGCCGACGGCACGGTGGTGACCCGGCCCATCTCGACCCTTCCCGGGCGCATCGTCGACACGATGGGTGCCGGCGACGCCGCGTTCGCCGCGACGATCGCCGCTCTCGTCACCGACGAGCCGTCGGGGTCGGACTACTGGGGTGCCGTGCTGCAGGCTGCGATGGATGCCGCGGCCGCGACGTGCCGGTTCGAGGGGGCGCTGCTGCGCACCCCGAGTGCGCTCGCGGCGCTCGATCCCGACAGCGTCGGCACGTAG
- a CDS encoding META domain-containing protein: MPRRRRWTLPLAFAGALSLLLTACAPGGSGVVGPVAPAMRGGDPVGQWGEIADRSTYLTILPDGTMQAHDGCNSMGGTWELEHGTVEFHDVFVTLVACSGLDVWLRPSTAVVREDTLVVFDEDGDAIGTLPRVPEE; this comes from the coding sequence ATGCCGCGCCGTCGCAGATGGACGCTCCCCCTCGCGTTCGCCGGAGCCCTCAGCCTCCTCCTCACCGCGTGCGCGCCGGGAGGTTCCGGAGTCGTCGGCCCGGTGGCCCCGGCGATGCGCGGCGGCGACCCGGTCGGCCAGTGGGGCGAGATCGCCGATCGCAGCACCTACCTCACGATCCTGCCCGACGGGACGATGCAGGCCCACGACGGCTGCAACTCCATGGGCGGGACGTGGGAACTCGAGCACGGAACCGTCGAGTTCCACGACGTCTTCGTCACCCTGGTGGCGTGCTCGGGTCTCGACGTGTGGCTCCGGCCTTCGACCGCCGTCGTCCGCGAGGACACGCTGGTGGTCTTCGACGAGGACGGCGATGCCATCGGGACCCTCCCCCGCGTCCCGGAGGAGTGA
- a CDS encoding YbaK/EbsC family protein translates to MWTATGTLTAQPATQHPELVAAPVSTALKSLAPEVAATVGVVEIDPALADTAAFCERYGVAPDASANCVIVKGKRGGDVRFAACLVLATTRADVNGIVRRRLDVRSASFAPMDEAVALTGMEYGGITPVGLPAGWPILVDPEVADAPEVVIGGGVRGSKLFLPGAALLALPGAELVEGLGRPLG, encoded by the coding sequence ATGTGGACCGCGACCGGCACCCTGACCGCACAGCCCGCGACGCAGCATCCTGAGCTCGTCGCCGCGCCGGTCTCCACGGCCCTGAAGAGCCTCGCGCCGGAGGTCGCCGCGACGGTCGGCGTCGTCGAGATCGACCCGGCGCTCGCCGACACCGCCGCGTTCTGCGAGCGCTACGGAGTGGCACCGGATGCCTCGGCCAACTGCGTCATCGTCAAGGGCAAGCGCGGCGGCGACGTGCGATTCGCCGCGTGCCTGGTGCTCGCGACCACGCGCGCCGACGTCAACGGCATCGTGCGCCGGCGCCTCGATGTGCGCAGCGCGTCGTTCGCGCCGATGGATGAGGCCGTCGCGCTCACCGGCATGGAGTACGGCGGCATCACGCCGGTGGGGCTCCCAGCGGGCTGGCCGATCCTCGTGGACCCGGAGGTCGCCGACGCCCCCGAGGTCGTCATCGGCGGGGGAGTGCGCGGCAGCAAGCTGTTCCTGCCCGGCGCGGCCCTGCTCGCGCTGCCGGGCGCCGAGCTCGTCGAAGGGCTCGGTCGGCCCCTCGGCTGA
- the aztA gene encoding zinc ABC transporter ATP-binding protein AztA, with protein MSLVTTRPQIARLEGVHVELGGRDVLCHVDVVVQRSALTVIAGPNGAGKSTLLEVLAGTRRPSAGLVVRDDASSSFVPQRAAVAERLPVTVRDVVTVGAWGRLGPWRRMDAIARRAVDDALESLGLTALQRRPFSELSGGQRQRALLAQGLARGADLLLLDEPTTALDADSGERIRTAIAAEAGRGTAVVCVTHDLEVIAMADRVIRLEAGRVVGDSITG; from the coding sequence ATGTCCCTTGTCACGACCCGTCCGCAGATCGCCCGGCTGGAGGGCGTCCACGTCGAACTCGGCGGGCGCGACGTGCTCTGCCACGTCGACGTCGTCGTGCAGCGCTCAGCGCTGACGGTGATCGCCGGCCCGAACGGGGCGGGAAAGTCCACGCTCCTCGAGGTGCTCGCCGGGACGCGGCGCCCCTCCGCGGGTCTCGTCGTCCGCGATGACGCGTCGTCGAGCTTCGTCCCCCAGCGGGCCGCGGTGGCCGAACGGCTCCCCGTCACCGTGCGCGACGTCGTAACGGTCGGCGCGTGGGGGCGACTCGGACCGTGGCGTCGCATGGACGCGATCGCGCGGCGCGCCGTCGACGATGCCCTCGAGAGCCTGGGACTGACGGCACTGCAGCGACGCCCGTTCTCGGAGCTGTCGGGAGGTCAGCGTCAGCGCGCGCTGCTCGCGCAGGGCCTGGCACGCGGGGCGGACCTGCTCCTGCTCGACGAACCCACCACGGCACTGGATGCCGACAGCGGCGAGCGGATCCGGACGGCGATCGCGGCGGAGGCCGGGCGAGGCACCGCAGTCGTGTGCGTGACGCACGACCTCGAGGTGATCGCGATGGCGGACAGGGTCATCCGGCTCGAAGCCGGCAGGGTCGTCGGCGACTCGATCACCGGCTGA